Sequence from the Equus caballus isolate H_3958 breed thoroughbred chromosome 6, TB-T2T, whole genome shotgun sequence genome:
CTCTCAAAGCGGTGCATGACCCGCTCACGAGGTGAAGAATCTCTGTTTAGTCTGAGTATAGCAGGTGACCGGTTAGCGGTTGAGCTGGAACAGAACCCCGTAACTCCCAGGGTGCTACTCCCAGCACCACAGAGACGACAGCAGTGACGTCAGAGGGAGGCATTTGGGCAGAAAGCCCACCAGACTCTTGGGTTCCTGTGCTTCCCAAGGTTTATTGCCTCTTGGCACTCACAGAAGAGGACCCTCAACACACGAAAGGGAAGTGAGGCCAGTGGAGGCCCCGCCCTCACAACCCCCCTGACCCCGTTGCCCTGAGAGCTGTAGGGGGAACCATCTCCAGCACACCCAGAACACAAGATGATCAGAAGGCTGACTCGAGGGCTCAGTTCTGCAGGCCAAAGCTGAGGGACTTGGAAACCCATCCAGGCCCACTACCAACTTCGGAAAATCTGAGGCCTCCCACCCCCAACCAAAATAGGCACAAAGCCTGTGCCCAAACTACTGTGATGGCGTGTCTGAGTTCTCTCTCCAggcgtctgtgcccatctttatAGGCCGTGGAGGGGCTGAGTTGCACACCCCATGCAccctgtgtgtgctgtgtgtccAGTGGGAGGAGGTGTGGGACCTCCCGTCAGAGGGGCACACCTGAAGGGATGTAGGGCAGGTTTGTTGCACAcagaaaaaatctgagaaagaggaaacctgggttccagtcctggctctgttaATAACCAGTTGaggatcctgggcaagtcacttcccctctccagccgtttccttatctgtaaactgtGGGAGTCAGATGAAATACGCTTGAGGCCCCTCCCAATTCTGAGCAGGGTGTCAGCTCTGAGTGCAGGGGTCCTGGGGCAGGATGGGAAAGAGGGGCTGTGGGTGGCTGAGGGGCTCCCGAGCCCAGGCAAGGGAGATTTGCTTTTTGCTAAAGAGGGGGCTCCAGGACCTCCATCACAGAGGGTGAAACTGAGCCCCGGCGTTCTCGGTGGAGTTGCTGCCCACCTGCTTCTTCACGTTCACAATCTCACACTGGAGCCTCTGGATGAGCTGGCTCATCTCTGACATCTCATTCTTGGTGTGTTTGAGGTCATCCCCGTGCCGGCCAGCCGCCAGCTGCAGCTCCTGGATCTGGTTTCCCAGAGATAGGAAGTTGGTGATGAGACAGAATTGCCCCCAATCTGAGGTGGGGAAAGGGTCCTGAGCAACCTCTTCCACCACTGGGGCCCAGCCAGAGGAGGTGGCTCTGGAGCAGAAGGTGATGGAGCTGGGACCCGGGCGTCCTTCCAGCTGTTTGGTGGCGGTTCTGACCTAGAGGTCCACCTGCTTCTCCAAGCAGAACCTATTTGCTAGCCTACCCTCCTTTCTCATCACCCTGCCTGACGTCTTTCCTGGGCTGGATAAAGGAAAGATGCTGGtcgcatttattgagcacttccaaGATGTACGAAGAGCTCCGACTCTCTCCTCTCATTTGGCGCCTCTTTATAAAGGCATCTTTTAAAGGCCAAGCACTGCCCCAGGTACTGAGGATACAGCAGCGAACAGGATGGGTGAGGTCCCTGTCCCCATGGAACGTGTATTCTCGGGCAATCCTTCCTCTATGATGGGAGGGCCAGGGAAGCCGAGGGCCGCGTGTACCCTTGGGGCTGGGATTGTTGGCTCAGGACTTGCAGCTCAGCTCTTCCCCTGTCCCCTTGCCCAGTCCTCCAGAGACGGGGGGATGACAGGGCCATGGACAGGGAACAAGGAGCCTGTGATCCTTCCCAGTGGTGAGATTTAACGAATGTGAAAAGGAGCGCCAGAGCGGGGCTGGTGGGAGCCCTGGAGAGTGCCCAGGTAAAGGGTTTCTCAGCGACCGGCCCAGAGTGTTTTACTCCAAAGCGTAACTCCCATCACCCAGAGGGCTCCCTGAATTCCACTTCTTCCTCTTGGAAGTCCTCCCACACGCGTCAGAAAAGAGCTCGTGGCTTCCTCTTCTTCACTCCCTGCCCCACCTGGGTCACCCACAGCTACTCTCTTCCATGTTTATGACTCTCCATCGGCCCCAATCCCTGGAAATACATTTGTTTTATAGCAAGAACACCTTGCTGCTTTCCTCCATCAGACGACTGCCCATCCCTCAGTGCTGGATATGTCACCCATACCAGTTTTTTGATTTATCTTTGAGAACAGTCTCTGCCAAGAATTCTTGAGTAGAATGTCATTCAACCATTGGCCATAACCATTCTCTCAGACAGCACATCTACAAAGGTCTCTCTCGCAGTCACTGGTGGAGGTGTCCCTCCCCAAGAAAGGAGGggctggtggaggaggagacCCACCCGGTGCCCACCTTGCTCTGGTACAGCACCTGGGCCTCGGCCTTGCTCTTTAGTGCGATCTCCTCATACTGGGCACGGCCCTCATCGATGATGCTGTCCAGGTCCCAGTTGCTGTCCATGGACAGGATGACGGAGGTCTCGCTGGTGTGAGTCTGAATCTGAGCCATCTCCTGAGTTGAGAGGTGACGACAGAGTCAAGGTCCCCCCGCCTCCCTCTTCTGCCTGTCAGTCTCTGGCCCTGTGGCTCCTGGCAGAAAGGACTAAAGTACAAGGGAAAAGTGCCTACTGGAGCCAAGGAGGAGTGCTCCCAGGGGCAGGGTGTGCCTCGCACGGGCAGCAGGCAGAGCACTTCCTACAACTCACAGAATCAAGAACCTGTGCTTTAGTGGGACCTCATGGGCTCATTTTTTCCCGCCTGCAGGCAAGGTCACTCTAGTGGCTGGGATGGGATTGTCTCCTGTGTGATGGCCTCCGGAGACCAGGATCCTACACTTCCATGGTCTCCCACTGCAGGGTTTTGCACCTTTCCATGAAAACATCCTTCATTCTGTTTCTCCTAAATCCCTCCTGTTGGCCCCTCCCCGGCAGAGCCCGGTGAAGCCCTCGGctggagaagggggtggggggcaggcgtGTCCTCACCGCATCGTACAGGCACTTGAGGAACTTGATGTCTTTGTCCAGAGAGTCCTGTTTGGCCTAGAGCTCCGCCTTGACTGCGTAGGCTGCATCTGCATCCTGACGAGAGGCACCCGGAGCCGTCGGTCAAGACAACCCTCATCCCGTCAGCTGCCCTCTTCCTGCCCCTAAAGGCatctgatttcttattttttgccCACAAAGGGACGCATGTTGATAAATAAAATCACTCGATATTGTGTTTCTCACAGACTTACTGAATCTTTGGGAATAGGGAAAGAGGAATAGGGCCTGCTCTTCTTCTGTTACACCTGGAGAAAGCAAAGCCCAGAGAGGTAGAGTAAGTTTTCTCAAGCCGCACAGGAAGGCTGAACTGGACCAGAGTTTCACAATTCCCAGACCAGAGCTctctcctgtctgtctctgtccatTTCCTGGGTTTGTGCCCTGCCTGTCCAACTTGCTAGAGGCCAGAACCATGACTCCATCCCCATTcaggctccagcccctccccaggaggCCCCAGCTGAAGTCTTGAGCAGAGATGGTTAGGATGGGGGCGCAAGAGAGACCCGAGTCCATAGGCTCTTCTCTCCCCTACCTTCTTGAGCACCACAAATTCCTTCTCAGCTGCTGTGCGCCGATTAATCTGTACCTCATACCTGTGGACAAGGAGAGAAGACAGCAGAGGCCTCAATCCCCTCGGCCAAGTGATCTCCTCTTCCGCCTAGCCGGGCGAGTGCTCGGGACACAGAGACCCTGCAGGATCTCCTAGAGGTGAGCCCTCAGAGCCTGGTGGTGGCAGTGCTATGTCCCTAAGTTACTTCATTTACATTCCACCTGCTGGATCCTAGGAAAATATCCGGGTGCCTATTAGCCTCCCCAGATCGGCCACTGAACCAATCAGTGGGTCAACGAGCACAGAACTCCTTCCTCTCGGCCAGGCAGGACGTTCTCATCAAGCAAGGGAGGTCCTTCCCCCACAACCAAGGAGCAGGGGGAGCCCCTGACCTGGTACTCACTCCATCCCCTCCTAAAAAGTGGCACAGAGATTCCATGAGCCCAGGAGCCTCTGGGAACATGACCCATGACCTTTGGTGGGGCCTGCTCACCTCTTCTTGTAGTCCTCCACCACGTCCCGCATGCTCCTCAGCTCCGAGTCCAGCCTCACCCGGTCCCCGGACAGCGTCTCCAGCTGCTTCCGCAGGTTGCTGATGTAACCTTCCAGGATGGGCTCCAGGTTGTTCTTGCGGTTGTTCAGGTCCAGCTGTTGCAGCAGGTTCCACTTGgtctccagcacctggttctgctgcTCCAGGAGCCACACCTGGAACCACAATGGATGCTATCATGACCCGCAGACATACACCATTAACTCCCTGGGTTATCCAGATTTTTCTAAAGTCATTTGGCTCAAGTGCTGACTCTCCACTCGTGGAATTCCACGCAGACCCTTTGCAAATACTCACTGCAGAGCCTTCTGGACAAATCCAGTCACTGAAAACTCACTGAAGAAGGACATTCCAGAGCTTTCTTCTGCTGCCTGGCCCAGCACCCGGGAGATGCTCTTCCTTTTGTCTCCCCTGAGCGTTTCTTCTGCACCATGAGCCCTTCCCTCTGGAACAATGCTGATTCTATCAGCCCTTCACCCTCTTTAGAGAGCTGAGATCCATCCACCTGTCCTCTGGAAACCCATCGCTTCTTtctaccctttacccagtttcccacCCTTCTCTGTAAAATCCCAAAGGAAGCAATACATTCATTGATGCCTTTGCACCATCTAGCTCACAGGTCTGCTCTGCCCCTGTTATGATCAGGGAACCCACCCTGAGGTCCAGCTGCAACCCTGCCATCCACAATGGCCCGTCCACTCCCAGGCTGCGGGGAATTGCTTATATCTCACTGGACTGTTTTATCCTCTTCCCGTGAGACCCACCTTGTCAATGAAGGAGGCGAACTTGTTATTCAGTGCCTTGATCTGCTCCCGCTCCTGAGTGCGCACTCTCTGGATCTCGGGGTCCAGCTCCACATTGAGGGGGGCCAGGAGGCTCTTGTTGACGGTGACCAGGTGGATGCCCCTGGGTGGACACACAGATGGACATGCAGGCCCCAAGGCCATGCTGCCAAAGACGCTGCCAGCAAAGCCAGTGGTCCGGCCCCCTGCACACCCAGAGCGAGGCCGGAAGCTGTACCCTCCAGTCCGAACGCCGCCACCAGCCACATTGAGGGAAATACTCCGATTCCCTCCAATACTGTAGAGGCTCTGACTGCCAAAGCCAGCCCCAGCTCCTCTGCCAGCTGCACGGTGAGAAGCCACACCGCCCACAGCCTTCCTGAGCACCACTGCCGAGTGCCCGCTGAAGCCACCTTTGTCACCACCAGACTTGATGTTCAGTTGCCAACTCATGGCGGGAAGGGTGGCGTTGACAGAGCTGGAGAAAAGCAGTCACCAACGGATGGAGGACACTCTGATGGGGCACGCAGAGCACTGCCTCCTTTTATCCCATCCAGCCCGGGACACCGGAAAGGGCGTCTCTCCGCTATCTCTTTTCCTTGTGCTGGAGGGCCAGGGACCATGGATGATTGTCAGAACAGAGATCTCCAAGCCCTTTGCGGCCACAAAGCGCTCCTGATAGTGAGTGGAATACACTGCCCTTGCAGACTGCAGCAGTCTCATGGGCCTTCATCTGAGCTCCTAATGAGGGACCCAGAGAGTTATCCCCTTCAGGGATCTCCTCGCTTTATTTTTCCAGGTGCCTCCTTCTTGCTTATCTATCAGCAAGGAGCAGGGGAAGTGCCTGGCTCTGAGGGCTCACCCAAAGCCCCCAGCTTTCCTCCCAGGAGAACCCGTCTCCCTATTATCCGGTCTTGTTGAGGAACTGGGGTGTTCATGGCAGGAAGAGGACTCAGAAGGGACACGATGTTGTCTTCAAAGATCTGGGCCCGAGAAAGAAGTTTCGGGGCCTCTCTTTGGGTCACTCTAAGGACCACAGCTGTCCAGCAATGGAACGGACCCCAGGAAGAGAGTGGGAATGACCACCTAGAGCCTGCATGGCCCCCCAGCAGGGGTGCTATCTGGAGCTTTCTGTACGGGGCAGGGCCTGCGTGGTGGTGACCTTGATGTTGACTTTTCAACAGTGGGAATCTCTTCAGGCAGCTGGCAGTTCCTGCAGCCGAAGTTTTTCTCCTGGATGAGGTTGCCTGCCCCATCCTAGAGGTCAAGCCGTGGAGCTGCCTCAGGAGCTGGCACATTGGCTCTTCTCTGCCTGGGAGAAACTCTCCCCTGTGCTCCCTGGGGTAACACACCGCGCCCAGTGATGAAAGCGCAGCAGCCCCTGAGTTTCACGCCTGCCACTGTGGGCTGTTCTGCCTCTTTCCTGGCCACCTCAGGAAGCCACTCAGTCTGGGGACAGGAGAGACCAGGCCTTTATAGCTTAGGTAGTCCTGGCGGTGTGAAATGTTAAAAGATTATTCCAAAAACAAACATCTGGTAGCTGCCCAAGGCAGGACTCTGATACTTTCTGTAACTAAGCTGGGGAGCCCTGACCCGTTTGGATCAGCCAGAGGTGGTAGACAGACAACTGTGCCTGCTGATGGGGAGGAAAAAGGGGGAGCCTGTGAGCTGGGCAGTGGGATGGATGGAGCCTAGGCCTGGGATGCTGCCTAGGGGGGTCTTCCCCTTACACGGTGTTCTGCTCACGGTTCCTAAGGCAGCAGTGGAAGCTCCTTCTCCAGGACCCTGTCTCCCAACCTCCCAGCAGGGCctagcccagggcctgggagggcaTCCTGCAGCGGTTTCTCGTGGTTTTCTAAGCCAGATTGCATGCATTCTCTGTAGCAGAGGAGCAATGTTGGCAGCAATAGTAATCGCGACGGTAAGTAACGAGAAGAGTCAGCACTGATTGTTTACTTCACGTGTGCCAGGCACGGGGCAGAGCAAGGATTTCTAGTTTAACTCTCACATTACTAACTTCACTTtgcagttgaagaaactgaggcttagagatgctaaagaacttgcccaaggtcactcagcaattaaggcagagctgggactggattTCGAGCATGTCTGGTCtcagagtccaggttcctgacTATCACATTACTTGACAGAGATGAGAGGTAGAGCCAAAGATGCCCAGACTTTCTGATGCACGAGGCAGGCACGGCAGCCGTGGGCTCTGAGTCCCTCCTGCTCGTGTTTCTCTTATGTCATTGAGACGAGTTGATGACACGAGAAGGGGAGGTTGCGCCTGAACTGGGGGCTTATGCAAGGTCGTTGCTCTAGATTAGACACCACTCTGGGGTTCAGAGAGAAAGTCAGCCAAAATGGGGatgggcagagggaagaaaagactCCCTTTCACACCAGGCTATTTTATTCTAGAATCCCTATGAGCTGGGCCTTCACTAAGGGGCTCCAAGGGGAAAGAAACACGGTTCTGGTGATTTGAGTCTCCTGGGCCAAGCTTGCACCTCTGCCGCCTGGTGAGTGTGAGCCCCAATCTGCCAGAGGAGCTGGACCTCTTACCGGAGACGTCAACCAAAGAGCAGGAAAGGAATGAGGCTGGAGCTTCAAGGCTGGAGAAGactgagggaaaataaaaagtaggCTTTCAGGTGTCCAGGAAAATGCTGCAGAATGAACTGAGCCCACTCACACCCAGAAGTCACAGCCGGGGAGAGCTGGGAGTGGGCAGGGCTCCGGGCACCCTTTGTATTCGTTCCACAAGCACGCAGTGGGTGCCTCCATGTGCCGGGCTCTGTGCTGGGGGCCGGTCAGGATGGGGctagtgatggtggtgatggtgatgatggccatggtggtggtggtgatgcagaaggaagaggagaaagtagAGGGGAATTTCCTGATGGCCGTGCTGTGACCGTGCCGCACACAGGGGCC
This genomic interval carries:
- the KRT74 gene encoding LOW QUALITY PROTEIN: keratin, type II cytoskeletal 74 (The sequence of the model RefSeq protein was modified relative to this genomic sequence to represent the inferred CDS: substituted 1 base at 1 genomic stop codon) yields the protein MSWQLNIKSGGDKGGFSGHSAVVLRKAVGGVASHRAAGRGAGAGFGSQSLYSIGGNRSISLNVAGGGVRTGGYSFRPRSGCAGGRTTGFAGSVFGSMALGPACPSVCPPRGIHLVTVNKSLLAPLNVELDPEIQRVRTQEREQIKALNNKFASFIDKVWLLEQQNQVLETKWNLLQQLDLNNRKNNLEPILEGYISNLRKQLETLSGDRVRLDSELRSMRDVVEDYKKRYEVQINRRTAAEKEFVVLKKDADAAYAVKAELXAKQDSLDKDIKFLKCLYDAEMAQIQTHTSETSVILSMDSNWDLDSIIDEGRAQYEEIALKSKAEAQVLYQSKIQELQLAAGRHGDDLKHTKNEMSEMSQLIQRLQCEIVNVKKQVGSNSTENAGAQFHPL